GGccactcctgctcctcctcctccctgccagCCAGGTGAGTGAGTTAGTGTTTGTAGCAGCAGGAGGTGGGCAAGGGAACCATAAAGGAGCTGGGATTCAAACCAACTCATTTCACTTGTTAGGTGACTTCCAGAAAAGCAGGCAGCACTTCCTCCTGTGGGATCTCCTCCAAGGCTACCACCCTAAGGAAGTGGAAGTGACCAGGCATTCCTCATCTGTTCAGGGTTCACAGGTGCTCCTGGTCCTAGAGTCAAGGTTGGGACTGCCCCCACACCCCTATACCATGGAAGCCAGGCTGTGCAAATTCCTATGGACACTTGGGCTGGGTGTTGCTGCTCATTTTGAGATGCTGCCATGTTGACATTCTTCTCGCCTGTTCACAATGAGGGGCTGTTTGTGGAATACTCCAGAAACCAAACTCCTCCAGCTGGCAGCTTTAGTTGAATGTgggctactttttctttctttttttgcctccagggttattgctggggcttggtgcctgcaccactaatccactgctcctggagacttttttcccccttttgttgcccttgttgctttatggttgttgtggttattattgttgttgttattgatgtcgtcgttgttggatagtacagaaagaaatggagaagaagactgagggggaaagaaagacagacacctgcagacctgcttcactggttgtgaagcgactcccctgcaggtggggagtctgggtattgaaccgggatccttatgcaggtccttgcactttgcgccacatgcgcttaacccactgcgctactgcccaaccccggtGGGCTACTTCTGACTCCAGGGACTTTCTTCCTTAAGACTGTTTTCTCCTTTCTAATGAATCACCTTGTTATGGTGGCAGTGAGGCCAGGCATGGCCAGAGCAAGGACCAAAAGTAGAATCAGATAAAAACACTTATCTCCCCAAATGCcagggcaaagaaaaaaaaattctactgaaAATTTTCAGCAACTCCAGCAAGAAACATCTATAAGCTGAGAGGCTGACTTCCTGCTTCCTTTCTGGAGGTCAAATGCTTCCAACTTCTACTCCAAGATACCAAAGAAGCTGtaggttttttttcctccttctttattattattactgtcattttgtatagaaacagagagagagtaagggagaccacagcaccaaagtttcctccaatgaggtggggcttgaacccaggttgtgcacatagcaaagcagtgcactatccaaatgagctatttcatctTCTTTAATCCGGGGGAAAGGTAGAAGGGGGCTCTGACTAGCTTTTAATTTGCAATATGGATATATTTTGAAAATGGGATTTTTCTGATTCTTCACACAAGTGCTCCAGTGGCTACAGGatctaagaggggtacagcttgcATGGGTTGGTGAGACGCAGACAGTCCCCCCAACCCCTGAGAAGAGGAAGGACTGTGCTTGGAGACACTTGGACACATGGTGACAGCAGCTTGAGTGGTGGAGAGCCAGAGCTGCATCCCCAGGCAGTGAGAGGGGCACTCTCCTGGGACACATAGGAAAGGGTGATAGGGACCTGCCTTAattgactggggtgggggtgggggcggcatACATCACCATGGCAACTGTGCAGGGTGGCCTTCCCGCTTGGAAGGGAAATGCAGGTTCATTAATCATCAAACTGGGGCAGAAAGGGAAGGTTTGGGGGAAAGGCATGGATGCACGATTTATTTTTACCCGTCTAGACTCAAACCACTCGGCagtcctcttttctttccctctggggCCCAAAGCCAGCagcaaacaaaaatgaaagcCCTGGGAGAACTAGAAACAGTTTTCATTTCTGAGGGGTCCAGTATGGAACCTTGCCTGAACTGCCAGACGAGGCccccactgtgacacctcctccAAGACTACAGGCACATTTCCCTCTGTGTCTGCACCCTCATTTACACCCAGAATGGAGGAGTGATCAAATGTGGATTTATTTAGCATGGACATCGAAGTGAGTTGCACAAGAGCAGAGAAGGcctggtggggtgggagggacacAGGAGCACAGACCTTTCCCAGCTCCCGGTCAGTTGAGACATGATGTCGAGACAGCAGTCAAGTTTCACTGCTCTCCTGGCAATGCACCCACAGtgacccgggaggtggcacagtggataaagtggtggacgctcaagcatgaagtcttgagttcaatccctggcatcacatatgtcagaggcatactttggttctctctctttctcaataatacataaatgaaatcactaaaacacaccaccaccaccaccacccccagccctctCTATATGCCCTTGACAGAGCAAGCTAAAAGCCACCCAGAACTCCACCATGAGACTTTCTGGGGAAGTAGGAAGCAAGGTCCCCCGTTTCCACCCTACTGAGTGGCCAACTGCAATTACTCTTTCCACAAATCCATGTGCATAATCCAAAGCTGGAATCcctaagacagacagacagacacacacacacacacacacacatacatacacacacacacacacgtatgaagAAACAACCCACCTACAAAACTACTCAGCGTATTACAGGCACAGGTCACAGTGGCAGAGACCAGCTGAACACACCTGGAGTGGCCTGAGTGGTGGCAGCCGGTGAGGCGAAGCGTAAGCCGGGTTAATGGCAGTGCGTGGTGGGGTGGAAGGGTAACTGAGACAAGCAGGAGTGAAGATGCGGAGACAAGTGTACAGGCCTGGTCTGGGGACAGCCTTAGAAGACACCGACTAGGTTCAGACTGCAGAAAATCGGGAGCCACCGCAGGTTTATAAATAGGGGAATgatatggtgggggtggggtgtggtgagGTGGGGGAGGGCTTTAGGAAGAATCATCTAGCAGTTGTGACCAGACTGAAAAAAGAGGGCCAGAGGAAGTAGAGGGGAAGGCAAGCCAGCACAGGCCTGAAAGATGGATGGGAGGCAAGCAATAAAAATAAGGAGGGATGTGAAGGAAAGAATTTGAGTTTGAccagggaggcagctcagcaaactgagcacaggacttgcatgcacagGTTTGCGTAtgtcagagcagagcagggctctgctctcttcctctcagAAAACAAATTGGTGCGTGTGGGGttggtatttattaatgagaaagagatgggagaaaagagaaccagagcttcactctgacataagcaataccagggatcaaacttaaagacatcatgcttgagagtccaagacttCACCCTCTGAAGTCTTGGCACATGTGACTTAAGTCAGGCACATCTTTTGTGCCACAATAAAAACTgattattaaaaacagaaaagaaaaacctctTTTGACCAAACTCGCCAAAACAAACCCTCCTAAAACATCAAATTTGACTGGAGTCTCCACCAGGTGAAGACCCTGAGCGGAAAACTTTATCGTGACAATTCCTCTTTAAAACCTGGTGGCCAGGACCCAGTTACAAGTCACTCCGTGCTGCCACCACAAAGACACCACACACTGGGCAGCCTCAGAGAAGATACCAAGGCCTAGAGATGTGTCCCTACTCTCTGCATCTTAGACCTGCAAATAAATTTTCATCGAACCTGCTTAAGGTAACCTCTCCCTTCCCACAAATCTCAACCCCAACCCAGGGGTCAGGAGCCAAGATTGAGAGGCAGCTTGCCTGCATAGGATGACAGCTCATCCAGAGCCAGAGAAGGCCCTAACCTAGCCGGAAACTGATGTGGCTAGTAAACTCCAGTTAGCCAAAAGCCAAGTTCTCAACAGCCGGAAAGCTGTGACCCGAGAGGATCAAGGGGGCTTGCATTTGCACCAATAGGAACGCATCCAGCCCAGCACTGTCCCTGCCGGCACTGCTGGCTTTGGCCAGGGGCTCCCGAGTGTCCTCCCACTGGCCAAGGACAGTGCTGTCCCTCTAGGGCATTTGCTCTCTCTGGGGCCCTTTGCTACTTCTGGGGGGGGCAGAGCCGAGGGCGGCTGGGAGGTACAAAGGAACAGGACTATCAACCTTTCTCTTATTTAATCAAGAAATTCCTGCCCAGATTTGCagactccctctgtttctcagatcTCTATGCGGGTAGCTCCTCCGGGCAAAAGTGCTGGGAGGCAGCAGTACAGGGTCCACAGGAGCACATCTAAGGGTGCTGCAGCCCCCAGCTCAACTGGTCTCTGTGCCTGAACAGTGACAATGGGCCACCAGAAGCTGCCCTAGATGGGGGTGCAGCTCCGCTCGCCCTCCGCGCACGCTGCCCCCGGCCCCCGCCCGCCGCGGACCCCACGCTCCCGACTCGGCCGCGGTGCTCGATGCTTGGAGCGCGGGTGCCCCGCGGCGGCTCCTCCCACGCGGCGCCCGGCCCCCGCATCCCCCGGGCAGAGTCCGGTCCGCCTCCCGCCCCTCGGGCTGGGTGGCTCGAACCCGCTCCCCTCCCCGACGCCACCACCTGCGCCCGCTCCGGCGCCGCCTTTGTCCGGCGCTCCGCCACCCAGCGGGCCCCTTGGGCCCGACCCgacccggcccccggccccggccGCGAGGTGGCAAAGCGGGCAGGGCCCGGCCGGCCAAGCCGCGGGCACGGGGTCCCGCTGTCACTTGGAGGCGGTCTGACAACTTCgatccccccgccccaccccgcctCAGGGCCGGCCCGCTCCGCACAGTCCCCGCCGGGCCTCCCGCGGCCCAGCCCGCGCCCCAAACCCGCTCCCTTCCGTCCTCGGCACCTCCCTTCCTCACGCACGCCCCGGTCGCGCCCGCACCTCCCGTCCGCgcggcccccgcccccacccggcCGCGCCGGGCAGCCCCTGAGCGGGAGGacgcccccagccccgcccccgccccccgccccggggACCGcgatgggggagggggctgcggGGGGCCGGCCGCCGGTGCTCGGGGAGGCCCGCCGGCTCCTCCCGCCCTCTGCGCCCGGCCGAGCCGCCCCctgcggccgccgccgccgccccccggCCTGGACGCGAGCGGCCCCCGGGGCTGTCACCTCGAGGCGCGCCGCGCTGCCCGCTGGCGGGACCGAGGCGCCGGGCGGCCGCACCTGCTCCGCGCCGTCCgtctgtccgtccgtccgtccctcCCGGCCAGCGGGGGCGGCGCTCGGGGGGCGCGCGGACGGCGGCCGGCTCTCCCTTCCCGCTGCTGCCTCCCGTGCCCACCCGCCCGCCGGCCCTTCCCCCCCGCGCGCCCGGCCCCAGCTCACCGGGACGGCGGCGAGGACGGCACGGCTCCGGGCGCCCGCAGGCCCTGGCCAGGCTGGAATCCGGCGGCTGGAACCCCCCGGGGGCGCTCAATTCCCGGGCTCCACGCTGCTGCGTCAGCGCCtcctcctgggggctggggccggGCGGGCGGAGCGGGGGCCTCGGCCGGGCGGGGCCGTCGGGGAGGCGGGCGCGCCGACCGGGGCGGGCGGCCGGCTGGGGCCGGACGGGCGGGGCGGGCGGCCGGACGGGCAGGCAGCGGGGGCCGGGCTCCGGGATCCGCTACGCCGCTCGCGGTTCCCCCACAAACTCCCCGAGAGCGGAGCCTCCGCCGCCCTCCTTCCTGCTTCCTCGTCCCCAGCCAATCAGCGGAGCGCCCCTCGGCTGGCTCCGCCAATCAGCCGCCCCGCCCAGCGCTGGCCCCGCCAGCCAATCCGGCCCTCGGCTCCCCCTCCTGGTCTCTAACCAATCAGAGCGGCGGGTCGGTCGTCCCAACGCAGGGGGCAGCACGAGGCGGCCGGGGGAGGCGTGCGGGGAGTGGCGGGCCTGGGGGAGGGGTGCGGTGCCCAGAGTGGCGGCCGGGGCTGCTCGCCTTGGCCCGCTTCTGGCCTTTTCCCTTCGGCCCCCGAGCCTGGGCGCGTATACCATGGTGACCCGACCCTTCAGCCCCAGTCGCTCAACCGCCCCCCTCATCTGTGTCGCCCCCGCCATCTCTGTCCCCCCTTCTCTCCAGCACCCACTAGAAAAACTGCGAGCGGGAAGGCGAGCACCCACCTTCGCCGGCAGCTTCTGCCCCCTAGGGCAGAGCTCCGGGAAGGACAGTGACAAATCCAGCGGGGACAGCCCCCCATTCCTGAAGAAAGGCCCCAGACTCCAACCAAGGGGCCCCGGTTGCAGGGAAGCCCCTCCCGTCCCGGCCTCGCCTTGCCGACTTCCCCGCCTGCCACGTCTCCTCCCGGGCAAGGTCGGTGCCGGCCCCGTAACCCCTCACCCGCATCTCACTCCTCTTTCTCTCGGTCACCTCCAGTCCCCTTGCCCCAGCCCCCAAGTCACCCTTCTACTTCTCAGGAGCAGAATGTGGAGCCCTCATCCGTTTCCAGCTGACAGCAGAGTCCTTGACACCTACACACCCTCTTCCACCACCTCTGGGACATCagagctctgggggagggggtggggacgggggccGCCTGACAGCCCGAGCTCAACTCGGCGTCCCCACGCCAGTACGGGACCAGGTGTGGACACTTACCTGGCTTCCCCCTAGTCGCCAGGCTCACACCCACAGACGTCGCTCTCCCAGTCGGGGCGAGCTGGCCAGGTGGGGAGGGGTGCTGTGGGGGTGGCGGCTAGGTTCCCTGGCCGAGGTCCCTGGCA
This DNA window, taken from Erinaceus europaeus chromosome 16, mEriEur2.1, whole genome shotgun sequence, encodes the following:
- the LOC132533382 gene encoding basic proline-rich protein-like, giving the protein MLGARVPRGGSSHAAPGPRIPRAESAGPLGPTRPGPRPRPRGGKAGRARPAKPRARGPAVTWRRSDNFDPPAPPRLRAGPLRTVPAGPPAAQPAPQTRSLPSSAPPFLTHAPVAPAPPVRAAPAPTRPRRAAPEREDAPSPAPAPRPGDRDGGGGCGGPAAGARGGPPAPPALCARPSRPLRPPPPPPGLDASGPRGCHLEARRAARWRDRGAGRPHLLRAVRLSPGRRRGRHGSGRPQALARLESGGWNPPGALNSRAPRCCVSASSWGLGPGGRSGGLGRAGPSGRRARRPGRAAGWGRTGGAGGRTGRQRGPGSGIRYAARGSPTNSPRAEPPPPSFLLPRPQPISGAPLGWLRQSAAPPSAGPASQSGPRLPLLVSNQSERRVGRPNAGGSTRRPGEACGEWRAWGRGAVPRVAAGAARLGPLLAFSLRPPSLGAYTMVTRPFSPSRSTAPLICVAPAISVPPSLQHPLEKLRAGRRAPTFAGSFCPLGQSSGKDSDKSSGDSPPFLKKGPRLQPRGPGCREAPPVPASPCRLPRLPRLLPGKVAECGALIRFQLTAESLTPTHPLPPPLGHQSSGGGGGDGGRLTARAQLGVPTPVRDQVWTLTWLPPSRQAHTHRRRSPSRGELARSDSGDPDRISCAGDTVKRRCVPLAMES